A single Malaclemys terrapin pileata isolate rMalTer1 chromosome 3, rMalTer1.hap1, whole genome shotgun sequence DNA region contains:
- the OGFRL1 gene encoding opioid growth factor receptor-like protein 1 isoform X1 — protein sequence MGSLLSGVSVKEPATVEDCDSTWETDSEPELQDPGGDQQQESVGGEEPAPEPPAPLPAASARPEETQQEGEEVEGGREATAAPGPEQSDDATELTTKPKRSFYAARDLYKYRHQYPQNFKDLRYQNDLCNLRFYKNKIPFKPDGVYIEEVLNKWKGDYEKLEHNHTYIQWLFPLREQGLNFYAKELTTYEIEEFKKTKEAIRRFLLAYKMMLEFFGIKLIDKTGNVARAANWQERFQHLNESQHNYLRITRILKSLGELGYESFKSPLVKFILHEALVEDTIPNIKQSALEYFVYTIRDRRERRQLLRFAQQHYTPSEHFIWGPPRKQKLEGNKTGKKPTSPVSSHNSYISKHKKWRDSKNTSITGSSSSKTAEEKKVELTRNGEKNDQCGTETNCEAAKQNNSEKNSDTESQNSKSEEALNSSDKKENISHSKKDKGKDGENLSQDCGNPTVIETEPCDSENCSNNVSADVQDNLGQDKPPVESTIKNKDEIQS from the exons ATGGGCAGCCTGCTGAGCGGGGTCAGCGTCAAGGAGCCCGCCACGGTGGAGGACTGCGACTCCACCTGGGAGACGGACTCCGAGCCCGAGCTGCAGGACCCAGGCGGGGACCAGCAGCAGGAGTCGGTCGGTGGGGAAGAGCCGGCCCCGGAACCGCCGGCCCCGCTCCCTGCCGCAAGCGCCCGGCCCGAGGAGACCcagcaggaaggggaagaggtggaagggGGCCGAGAAGCAACAGCAGCCCCCGGCCCTGAGCAG AGTGATGATGCAACTGAGCTGACAACGAAACCAAAGAGGAGCTTTTATGCAGCAAGAGACTTGTACAAGTATCGACACCAATATCCA cAGAACTTTAAAGATCTCCGGTATCAAAATGACTTGTGCAATCTCCGATTTTATAAGAATAAAATTCCCTTTAAACCTGATG GAGTTTACATTGAAGAAGTCCTGAATAAATGGAAGGGAGACTATGAAAAATTGGAACATAATCACACTTATATACAGTG gctttTTCCACTTAGAGAACAAGGTTTGAATTTCTATGCTAAAGAATTAACTACATATGAAATAGAG GAattcaagaaaacaaaagaagcaaTTAGAAGATTCCTGTTGGCTTATAAAATGATGTTGGAGTTTTTTGGAATAAAACTAATTGATAAAACAGGAAATGTAGCTCGAGCTGCTAATTGGCAAGAAAGATTTCAACATTTGAATGA GTCCCAACACAACTACTTAAGAATCACTCGCATTCTGAAAAGTCTTGGTGAGCTTGGATATGAGAGTTTCAAATCTCCGCTTGTAAAATTTATTCTCCATGAAGCTCTTGTGGAAGACACAATTCCCAACATTAAGCAAAGTGCTTTGGAATATTTTGTATATACCATTAGAGACCGAAGAGAAAGGAGACAGCTCCTGCGATTTGCCCAACAACATTATACACCTTCAGAGCATTTCATCTGGGGGCCACCAAGAAAACAGAAGTTGGAGGGAAACAAAACAGGTAAAAAGCCAACATCCCCAGTTTCTTCTCACAATAGTTACATTTCTAAACATAAGAAATGGAGAGATTCCAAGAATACATCCATAACTGGTAGCTCAAGTAGCAAAACAGCTGAAGAAAAAAAGGTAGAACTCAcaagaaatggagaaaaaaacGACCAGTGTGGAACAGAAACCAACTGTGAAGCTGCTAAGCAGAACAACAGTGAAAAGAACAGTGATACTGAAAGTCAAAATTCCAAATCAGAGGAAGCACTCAATTCGTCAGACAAAAAGGAGAACATTTCTCATTCCAAAAAAGATAAAGGAAAAGATGGCGAAAATCTGAGCCAAGATTGTGGAAATCCGACAGTTATAGAGACAGAGCCATGTGACAGTGAGAACTGTTCAAATAATGTATCAGCAGACGTGCAAGACAACCTAGGTCAGGATAAACCTCCAGTGGAATCCACCATAAAGAACAAAGATGAGATACAATCATGA
- the OGFRL1 gene encoding opioid growth factor receptor-like protein 1 isoform X2 — MGSLLSGVSVKEPATVEDCDSTWETDSEPELQDPGGDQQQESVGGEEPAPEPPAPLPAASARPEETQQEGEEVEGGREATAAPGPEQSDDATELTTKPKRSFYAARDLYKYRHQYPNFKDLRYQNDLCNLRFYKNKIPFKPDGVYIEEVLNKWKGDYEKLEHNHTYIQWLFPLREQGLNFYAKELTTYEIEEFKKTKEAIRRFLLAYKMMLEFFGIKLIDKTGNVARAANWQERFQHLNESQHNYLRITRILKSLGELGYESFKSPLVKFILHEALVEDTIPNIKQSALEYFVYTIRDRRERRQLLRFAQQHYTPSEHFIWGPPRKQKLEGNKTGKKPTSPVSSHNSYISKHKKWRDSKNTSITGSSSSKTAEEKKVELTRNGEKNDQCGTETNCEAAKQNNSEKNSDTESQNSKSEEALNSSDKKENISHSKKDKGKDGENLSQDCGNPTVIETEPCDSENCSNNVSADVQDNLGQDKPPVESTIKNKDEIQS, encoded by the exons ATGGGCAGCCTGCTGAGCGGGGTCAGCGTCAAGGAGCCCGCCACGGTGGAGGACTGCGACTCCACCTGGGAGACGGACTCCGAGCCCGAGCTGCAGGACCCAGGCGGGGACCAGCAGCAGGAGTCGGTCGGTGGGGAAGAGCCGGCCCCGGAACCGCCGGCCCCGCTCCCTGCCGCAAGCGCCCGGCCCGAGGAGACCcagcaggaaggggaagaggtggaagggGGCCGAGAAGCAACAGCAGCCCCCGGCCCTGAGCAG AGTGATGATGCAACTGAGCTGACAACGAAACCAAAGAGGAGCTTTTATGCAGCAAGAGACTTGTACAAGTATCGACACCAATATCCA AACTTTAAAGATCTCCGGTATCAAAATGACTTGTGCAATCTCCGATTTTATAAGAATAAAATTCCCTTTAAACCTGATG GAGTTTACATTGAAGAAGTCCTGAATAAATGGAAGGGAGACTATGAAAAATTGGAACATAATCACACTTATATACAGTG gctttTTCCACTTAGAGAACAAGGTTTGAATTTCTATGCTAAAGAATTAACTACATATGAAATAGAG GAattcaagaaaacaaaagaagcaaTTAGAAGATTCCTGTTGGCTTATAAAATGATGTTGGAGTTTTTTGGAATAAAACTAATTGATAAAACAGGAAATGTAGCTCGAGCTGCTAATTGGCAAGAAAGATTTCAACATTTGAATGA GTCCCAACACAACTACTTAAGAATCACTCGCATTCTGAAAAGTCTTGGTGAGCTTGGATATGAGAGTTTCAAATCTCCGCTTGTAAAATTTATTCTCCATGAAGCTCTTGTGGAAGACACAATTCCCAACATTAAGCAAAGTGCTTTGGAATATTTTGTATATACCATTAGAGACCGAAGAGAAAGGAGACAGCTCCTGCGATTTGCCCAACAACATTATACACCTTCAGAGCATTTCATCTGGGGGCCACCAAGAAAACAGAAGTTGGAGGGAAACAAAACAGGTAAAAAGCCAACATCCCCAGTTTCTTCTCACAATAGTTACATTTCTAAACATAAGAAATGGAGAGATTCCAAGAATACATCCATAACTGGTAGCTCAAGTAGCAAAACAGCTGAAGAAAAAAAGGTAGAACTCAcaagaaatggagaaaaaaacGACCAGTGTGGAACAGAAACCAACTGTGAAGCTGCTAAGCAGAACAACAGTGAAAAGAACAGTGATACTGAAAGTCAAAATTCCAAATCAGAGGAAGCACTCAATTCGTCAGACAAAAAGGAGAACATTTCTCATTCCAAAAAAGATAAAGGAAAAGATGGCGAAAATCTGAGCCAAGATTGTGGAAATCCGACAGTTATAGAGACAGAGCCATGTGACAGTGAGAACTGTTCAAATAATGTATCAGCAGACGTGCAAGACAACCTAGGTCAGGATAAACCTCCAGTGGAATCCACCATAAAGAACAAAGATGAGATACAATCATGA